GACCTTCCTACAAgcctcacccctcacccctcaTAGCAGCCTCATCAAGGGGAGGTAGGAGCAGTATACTGCACTTCCATTCTAATGACCAAGTACCCCTGCCCCAGACAAGGAAGGGCTGAGGCTGCTTTCCTAAGAACGCAAGTCCCGACTTGGGTCCCTCTCTGAGAAACAGAAGTCTTGGAAGGTCCAGAAACAGCACAAATTCTTTTTCCCACTCCACAAGAGGTGGATTTGAGGTCTACGAGCTGAAGCTGAGGTTAGTACTAGTGGTCAGGGAAAAGGGCTGTGGCCCAATGTATAATATACACTGGATACTCCCccaacatacacacagacacagagacacacacacaaacgcaccGCTTGATACAAACCTTTTGCCCTATACAGCGTGCAAAGGAAGCCTCAGGCCAGCCCTTTGTGGGATCCCACCTACCCATGCTGCCTCCACGGACCCCCAACTCAGCTTCCAGCATCAAGGTCCTAACCCCCTCCTCTGCGGCGTTCAGTATCTTCTACACAGTCCCCATGCCTGGGCTGTGTTCTCAGAAAGACACACACCAGCCAGCCACACAGCAGAGGCTGTGGGGATTATCATGTGCAAGAAGGTTCTCTTTGGGGAGCTCGAGGAGGAGAGTGGTCAGAAGCTGAGTCAATGATGGAAAATGAGCACTCATCCTGCAGGGTGAGGATCCTGAGTGGGAAGGCAGCTTGGAGAGGTGACAGAGATATGACAAGGCCATGTGTGCCCAGGGAGTTGagagcaggagggtcagagtaaCGCAGACCAGGGCAGCTGGAGCTGGACCAGAGCTGAGAGACGCAGGTGTCTGCAGGGATCAAGCTCCGAGTGGAGGTGTCCTAGGAGTTCCAGTTCTCCTACCTCCTCCAATTAAATTATCTTCAGGGCTTCACTTTCTGGCTTATGGACCTCACTGTAGACAGTATTAACAGGCTCCTTTTCTTCTAAATGTTGTTCACCAATACCCTAGGAATGCAAGACAGAGAGTTCCTAGAACAGCTGAGAGAGGCCCCAGAGGGACCCACATGGAACCAATGCTGCTGACATGAGTTGCACGTGAATTCCCCCAAAACGCCCAGCACTGCACTGGCCCCAGTGATAAATGTTCTCAGTAAATACCACTGACCACCTGGAAAGAGTTAAAGAGACAGCGGGGCCAGGAAAGGCAGATGACTGGGTTGACAGGCCCAGACCCAAGTGAGGACGGACCCAGGAGAGCCCAGGCTGGGCACAGCTCCCAGCTCTcaccttgtgtgtgccctttcGAGACTCCTGCTGGCTCAGCTCTGCATACTGGATGCCACTATCATTGTCCCTGTGGTCCTCCTGCAATTCTGTACCTGAGTCATACACAGAGCGGAGCTTGAACCTGGGCCTTGAAAACCTGTACGCTCCCCCACTGTTATGAACCCCAACGCCAAGGCCACACCCACCATTCCCTCTGCAGAGAGATTCCTTGAGCAGCAAAATGCAGAAGGAAAGGAGCCAAGGGTCCAATGGGGGAGGGTAGGTatcagggcaggagggagaagtGCAACCTGCCTCTTCCagtctccattttcttcttcttctcacgTGTCTTCCAAAGGTACAGTCCTCCTCCAAGGATCAACAGCACAACCACGACAGCCCCTAGGATGCCTGGCAGGGAGTCAGCACTGACCTGTCCTTGTGAATCTGTTTCCCTCACACAGAGAGAATGAAGAATGTTAAGGAAAGACAGAACCTAAAATACCCATTGCCAAGGGGAGATAGAGAGAGAGCAGGTGGAGAGGTCTGAAGGGTCCAGGTTCAGAAGCTGAAGAGGGAGGAGCATGTCAGGTTCATCCATTCAACCAGGTCCTGAGCTCCTGCTTGGTGCCAGGGGTACTGCGATGAACAAGATGGGGTCTCCCAGGGGggaagactgagaaaatactgAAGTCTGTCAGCCAGAGGGACTGCAGTGCAATAGAGGTTTACACCTTGTACACATGTCTTCAGGGAGGGCCTCCCAGAGGAGGTGATGTGTAAACTGAGTCTTGAGGGCAGAATAGGAGTTAACTAGATATTCAGCGTGGGCACAGAATTCCAGGAAGGAGGAGCACCACATTTGAGAAATGACTGTGTCAAATCGCCAGCCCTGGGAGCTGCCATCATCCCACTGCAGCAGGCAGGAGAGGGACAGGAGGGACAGGGCAAGGAGGAGCCAGGTGTGGAGGACCAGAGGGAGGAAGAGTCTCTTTCCAGAGGGTTTTGTGGGTCATGCTGAGCATTGAACTTTATCTGGGCTGACTCCAGgatggggctgaggggagggcaaCGTGGGATTTTAAGTGATGCTGACACATCAGTTCCTCCCAGCAGCTCATGGGGGATGGGTTAGAGGGGCAAGAGGACACTCAGGATAccagctcattcattcattcagtgaaatCCTGAACTGTGGGCAAACAGTGCCAGGAGCTTTGCTTGGTACATGAATTCAAAGGAGAACAAGACATGGCCTCTGCCCTCAAGGTGTTCCAGGCTACGGAGGAGACAAACCCATAAACAGCATTGCTATTTAGTGTGGGGTGGCTATGGACTGCTCCTTAAAGGGGATGATGCTTGAGGGCAGGACAGTTATAGCACCTGCAGGGCCCTGTGCCACATGAGATTGAGACACCTTTGTTCAGACTTTATTAATATCAGAACTATAACCAAGCGCAGGATCCTGTGTTACTGTGCTGGTCACGTGCCCATGACCTGAGGGAAATCCTTGAACAGGAATAAGCAAGGAAGTGAGGGACTCTTGACTTGGGAGGGCTGATGGTAGAGGAAACAGCATTTCCAGAGGCTCAGAAGCTTATAATAGCAGAACACATTCAGGAGCTCCAAGCAAACAGTTCCGTGCGAAGTGTATGAGGTAAGAAACATGGGCAGAGGAGCATCTGAGCCCTGAATCCTACAGGGATCCAGTGGGTCATACTCCTACAGATGACACAGACCAATTTCAAAATccaatttcttttcaaaagatgACAGTGGACGCACTATGGATAATGGATGAGGTGGGGGAAGTACTGGAAAGCTATTGCCCTGGACCAGCTCTGACACTCCACTACAGCAGCTGGAAAGGAGGGAGATGCCCAGCAGGCAGCAAGCAggcgggcaggcaggcaggcaggcgcaGGCAGCAGGGAGCATGGGTCAGGGGGGGTGTGGGCCCTTAGGGAAATACATCTCTAGGGAACACCTCTGCGGGCTGCAGCCCTAgtcctcctcacctcccccaccccacccctgctttccctccAGGGCCAGCTGGGACTGAGAGCTGCTCATCTGGAGCTGGGTGGACCAGATTTGCATCAAAAACAAATCCCTTGtttcttagggggaaaaaaagagagggtgGAGAGGTGGGCATGGATGTGACAATTAAAAGCAGAGATGAGTTTGCTGTACCTCCCAGACTCCTGTATGGGGTGACCCGATGGAAGGTGGTGCTCATAACATAGTGGGGAGAAAAGTCCAGAACCCTCATCCCAGGGCACCTGAGCTCTGAGAGTGCCCCTCCCCTCTGTCAGGTTGTACTCACCATGGCCACAGACTTCCCCAAGGTCTAAGGTGGCAGTTTTCTGGTCCACCTGGTTGCTGACCACACAGGTGAAGCTGACACTGCGCTGCCTCAGGGGCAGGTTCACAGGCAGGGTCCAGGAGTTGGGGGCTGGTCCCGGTGTCATGCTCTGCTCCAGCTCCCTGGGGAGGCCCTTGCTCTGCCAGGTCACCTTCAGGTCCTCTGTGGCCCCTGAGGCTCTGCACTCCAGGGTGACATTGCACCAACCTGGTGTGATGGACGGTAACTTGAACAGGATCTGGGGAAGGGGCACCGGCTCTAGGGTAAGAGGGACAAAAGAATGGAGCCTCACATGAGGGGAGAACAATACAGTCTGCACATTCTcatccattatctcattgaaACCCTGGCATCCTCCCTTTAATGATGGTGAATGCATTTTACAAGTAAAACACAATTTGCCCAATACTTAATACATAGCAAGTGACAATAAAGAAGGGAGCCACTGACTTAAGCCCTATGTTATTTCACTAGATTGAGCAAACCTTAAAAATCTCCAACAAGAAAATTAAACCGGGATCCCACCTACCCAAGGCCCATTATTTCTAAGAAAATGGGATTTTCTCTGGAAGGGGAAGAAGTCTGGGACAGAAAGGCTAGTCCCAGATCAGGACTTGCCCTCTCCTGCTCAGATAATGCCTGGGTTTGCATAGCCCCTAGAAGGAGGACATCTGGCCACAGCACTGGGAGCCCAGAGAAAGGCCCCGTGCTCCCAATAGTGGAGACATTTGTGGGAGATGCGGTGGTAGCAACTAGGAATGATGAGTCTGAGTCTGGTTAGAATATGCCGCTGAACTTGAGAAGTGACATATTGATAACTTGGTCTTAGAAATCACATGGGGACCTAAAGCTGTAACAGCCACTCTCTCACAGCAGGTATTTTCCTATGCAGACAGGGACTTCAGGGAAAGAAAGTGTTGGCTAAGTGAGGTTCTTTGGAAGTGTTGCAGTATAACCTTTCTCCTACATCTATTGAGGCTTCTAGAGCTGGATTTGTGGAGTCTGTGAGTGAGTCTGGCCTTTGGCTGGTGCAGAGTAAAAGGAGACGAGGCCCTAACTACATGGGTTTATGAATTGTGGTAGGTGAATAATGGACCCCAAATACGTCCATGTTgatcctcagaacctgtgaatatgttaggttacatggcaaagTGGAATTAAGGTAACAGgtagaattaaggttgctaatcagttgACTTGAAAATAAGGagatcgggacttccctggtagtgcagtggttaagaatccgcctgctgatgcaggggacacaggttcgtgccccggtccgggaggatcccacatgccgcagagcggctgggcccgtgagccatggccgctgagcctgcgcgtctggagcctgtgctccgcaacgggagaggccacaacagtgagaggcccgcgtaacgcaaaaaaaaaaaaaaggagattgttctgactacctggatggcaccaatgtaatcacaagggtccttgaACGTGGACgaatgaagaagaggaggaggtcaGAGGGATAAGAATGTGAGAAGAATTGGTCCCACTATTGCCtgctttgaaggtggaggaaggtggtcatGAGCCAAGTAATGTAAGCAACCACTAGAAGGtggaaaagacaaataaatgaatcTCCTTCTGGAAACtctagaaaggaacacagccctgccagcacctcGACATGGGCCCAGTGAGACCCATAtctgacttctgacctacagCACAGTAAGATCATACATTTGTGTTTTATTAAGCATCTAAATTATAGCAATTTGCAGCAATTATagcagcagtagataactaatacacaaATTAAGTAAATCTAGACCTATAAAGTACAATAATTGTTTTGGCAATATGATTTCCCCAAATTTCCATTCTCCTCTCCCAAAATGCCGAAGTGGTTTATCCCTGCtgtgaatctcagctctgctcaCCATTTGCAGTAAACCCACTTACCCTCATTTCAGAGGAGAAAATAGAATCTGAAGGCTGGTGTCTGGAAGGAATCTTGAAAAATGGGACCTATGTGAAACTCGTAGCACAAAAGAAGGCGGTAAGCCATGGGATGGGGTCAGGTGCTGTCACTTACCATAGACAGTGAGGGGGAAAACTTGGTTAAGTTCTATTCCTCCAGTGAAGCTGGCTCGAGCCCGGTACAGTCCACTGTCCTCAGAGGTCAGGTTCTCAATCTTCAGGGACAAGATGTTGGGCACATGGACCCTCTGTTGGTACTTGTCCTGGAGGCTGACCCAAGTCAGAGCATCTGTCCCAGCACAGACTCGCAACAGGACTCTGTAGTTTGAGTCAGGGCCAAAGCCCCATGTGACCTCCTCCAGGTTAGCTTCTTGCTTTCTGATCACATGAAACAATACAGAATCTCCTCGGACCCTGTGCAGAGGAACATGGGCTCCAGAATCCTGAACTCCAGAACCATGTGTCCCAGAACTCTTGACCCCAGTGCAGCAGACGCCTAGGGCATTGGAAacaggaaatgttttttttttttcagtaacaaTAAAGGAGAAAACCACAAAACCCATCATTTAAATGAAATTCATCCAATATACTCCCTTGATTCTTAGGAGGAAGCCTAGCAAAATGCATCTGAAGCTATTCTAGAATTAAGTCCTGGCTCTAGTGAATTGTAACCTTGAACAGGTTACTTAAACTTGCTAACctgcagtttcctcacctgcttcATAATGACAGTATAAACGGAATGAGATCATGGATCAAAAGCAcctggtaggggcttccctggtggtgcagttgttaagaatctgcctgccaatgcaggggacataggttcgagccctggtccagaaagatcccacatgccgtggagcaactaagcccgtgcgttgcaactactgagcctgtgctctggagcccacgagccacaactactgagcctgcgcaccacaactactgaagcccgtgcacctagagcccatgctctgcaagaagagaagccaccgcaatgagaagcccgcacaccacaatgaagagtagtccccgctcaccacaactagaggaaactcacgcgcagcaacaaagacccaacacagccaaaaataaaataaataaatttattttaaaaaaaaaagcacctagcAGAGTTTCTGTCAATACCAAATGCATAACTGTAGGAGGAGCTTCTTACGTGTCTCCTCACGTTCACATCCTTGTGTAGTGCCCTCCCCTAGAGTGTGGGCTGCACCTAGTGACTGGCTTCTAA
This genomic stretch from Kogia breviceps isolate mKogBre1 chromosome 1, mKogBre1 haplotype 1, whole genome shotgun sequence harbors:
- the LOC131751032 gene encoding SLAM family member 9-like isoform X3, with the translated sequence MGPCSEDPHLCWASRLLGFTSLLLSVCCTGVKSSGTHGSGVQDSGAHVPLHRVRGDSVLFHVIRKQEANLEEVTWGFGPDSNYRVLLRVCAGTDALTWVSLQDKYQQRVHVPNILSLKIENLTSEDSGLYRARASFTGGIELNQVFPLTVYEPVPLPQILFKLPSITPGWCNVTLECRASGATEDLKVTWQSKGLPRELEQSMTPGPAPNSWTLPVNLPLRQRSVSFTCVVSNQVDQKTATLDLGEVCGHDSQGQVSADSLPGILGAVVVVLLILGGGLYLWKTREKKKKMETGRGTELQEDHRDNDSGIQYAELSQQESRKGTHKGIGEQHLEEKEPVNTVYSEVHKPESEALKII
- the LOC131751032 gene encoding SLAM family member 5-like isoform X1 encodes the protein MIPEPVKSKIKVLVDALPGEGPLPGLLFPYTVKRESFAISSSSYEGTNLCIVSHSFYLHIRLFLATLNTSTAEGIAHCSQHLSLGVCCTGVKSSGTHGSGVQDSGAHVPLHRVRGDSVLFHVIRKQEANLEEVTWGFGPDSNYRVLLRVCAGTDALTWVSLQDKYQQRVHVPNILSLKIENLTSEDSGLYRARASFTGGIELNQVFPLTVYEPVPLPQILFKLPSITPGWCNVTLECRASGATEDLKVTWQSKGLPRELEQSMTPGPAPNSWTLPVNLPLRQRSVSFTCVVSNQVDQKTATLDLGEVCGHDSQGQVSADSLPGILGAVVVVLLILGGGLYLWKTREKKKKMETGRGTELQEDHRDNDSGIQYAELSQQESRKGTHKGIGEQHLEEKEPVNTVYSEVHKPESEALKII
- the LOC131751032 gene encoding SLAM family member 9-like isoform X2 yields the protein MIPEPVKSKIKVLVDALPGEGPLPGLLFPYTVKRESFAISSSSYEGTNLCIVSHSFYLHIRLFLATLNTSTAEGIAHCSQHLSLGVCCTGVKSSGTHGSGVQDSGAHVPLHRVRGDSVLFHVIRKQEANLEEVTWGFGPDSNYRVLLRVCAGTDALTWVSLQDKYQQRVHVPNILSLKIENLTSEDSGLYRARASFTGGIELNQVFPLTVYEPVPLPQILFKLPSITPGWCNVTLECRASGATEDLKVTWQSKGLPRELEQSMTPGPAPNSWTLPVNLPLRQRSVSFTCVVSNQVDQKTATLDLGEVCGHDSQGQVSADSLPGILGAVVVVLLILGGGLYLWKTREKKKKMETGRGYW